A genome region from Arachis duranensis cultivar V14167 chromosome 8, aradu.V14167.gnm2.J7QH, whole genome shotgun sequence includes the following:
- the LOC107462740 gene encoding uncharacterized protein LOC107462740 isoform X1, with protein MRRRSLSSAANATLKGRKWDALIIGGGHNGLTAAAYLARGGLSVAVLERRHVIGGAAVTEELVPGFKFSRCSYLQSLLRPSVIKELELPKHGLKLLKRNPSSFTPCLDGRYLLLGPDKGLNHSEISKFSLNDADAYPRYENQLENFCKFMDLVLDSSPPESLQHKSSLNEQLKNKLQNSVFWASCLRQASSLGQKEMVEFMDLLLAPASKVLNNWFETDVLKATLATDAVIGSTVRAVTFSVKSLSNEKHFNNERIYEFLHCSLRVKQLEYVEGGMGSISKAISNAAMEAGAHIVTNSEVSQLLIEDSSTVCGVILADGTKVHSSIVLSNATPYRTFMELVPNDTLPDDFVRAIKHSDYSSATTKINVAVDKLPQFECCKLNHPHAGPQHVGTIHIGSESMEEIHSASQDAVNGVPSRRPVIEMTIPSTLDKTISPPGMHVINLFVQYTPYKPLDGDWQDHEYRESFAQKCFKLIDEYAPGFSTSVIGYDMLTPPDLEREIGLTGGNIFHGAMGLDSLFLMRPVKGWSNYKTPLQGLYLCGSGAHPGGGVMGAPGRNAARLVLQDLKKTT; from the exons ATGCGACGAAGAAGCCTTAGCAGCGCTGCCAATGCAACACTCAAGGGCAGGAAATGGGACGCGCTCATAATCGGCGGCGGCCACAACGGCCTCACGGCAGCCGCCTACCTTGCTCGTGGCGGTCTCTCCGTGGCAGTCTTAGAGCGCCGCCATGTGATCGGAGGCGCCGCTGTGACCGAGGAGCTGGTCCCAGGGTTCAAGTTCTCCCGGTGCAGTTACCTGCAGAGCCTCTTGCGTCCCTCAGTCATCAAAGAACTTGAGCTTCCGAAACACGGATTGAAGCTTCTGAAGAGGAATCCGTCGTCTTTTACGCCTTGCCTCGACGGGCGGTACCTACTCTTGGGCCCCGATAAAGGTCTCAATCATTCCGAGATTTCCAAGTTCTCGCTTAACGATGCAGATGCTTATCCAAG ATATGAGAATCAGCTTGAGAATTTCTGTAAATTTATGGATCTGGTGCTGGATTCGTCTCCTCCCGAGTCCTTGCAGCATAAATCATCACTTAATGAACAACTGAAGAATAAATTACAGAATTCAGTATTTTGGGCAAGTTGTCTACGACAAGCATCCTCCTTGGGGCAAAAGGAGATGGT GGAATTCATGGACCTTTTATTGGCTCCGGCTTCCAAAGTTTTGAACAACTGGTTTGAG ACAGATGTTCTGAAGGCTACACTTGCAACAGATGCTGTGATTGGAAGCACAGTAAGAGCAGTTACCTTTAGTGTTAAAAGTCTTTCcaatgaaaaacattttaacaATGAAAGGATATACGAATTTCTCCATTGTTCTTTGAGAGTGAAACAATTAGA ATATGTTGAAGGTGGAATGGGCTCAATATCCAAGGCTATTAGTAATGCTGCTATGGAAGCTGGAGCACATATTGTAACCAATTCTGAG GTATCTCAGTTGTTGATTGAAGACTCTAGCACTGTCTGTGGG GTGATTTTGGCTGATGGTACCAAAGTGCATTCTTCAATTGTTCTTTCTAATGCAACTCCATATAGAACTTTCATG GAATTAGTGCCTAATGATACCCTTCCAGATGATTTTGTTCGTGCGATTAAGCATTCTGACTATAGTTCT GCTACTACAAAAATAAATGTAGCAGTTGACAAGTTGCCTCAATTTGAGTGTTGCAAGTTAAATCATCCTCATGCTGGCCCACAGCACGTTGGCACAATTCATATTGGTTCAGAGAG CATGGAAGAAATTCACTCTGCATCTCAAGATGCTGTAAATGGAGTGCCATCACGAAGACCAGTTATTGAAATGACAATTCCCTCGACGCTGGACAAAACCATATCTCCACCTG GTATGCATGTGATCAACCTATTTGTGCAGTATACTCCCTACAAACCACTGGATGGTGACTGGCAAGATCATGAATACAGA GAATCATTTGCACAAAAATGCTTCAAATTGATTGATGAATATGCCCCCGGGTTTAGTACATCTGTCATTGGTTATGACATGTTGACTCCACCAGACCTTGAAAGGGAAATTGGTTTGACAG GAGGGAACATATTTCATGGTGCCATGGGATTGGATTCTCTGTTCCTCATGCGACCTGTTAAAGGATG GTCGAATTATAAGACTCCACTTCAGGGGTTATACTTATGTGGAAGCGGGGCACATCCTGGCGGTGGCGTAATGGGGGCACCAGGACGTAACGCCGCTCGATTAGTACTTCAAGATCTTAAGAAAACTACGTAA
- the LOC107462740 gene encoding uncharacterized protein LOC107462740 isoform X2 — protein MRRRSLSSAANATLKGRKWDALIIGGGHNGLTAAAYLARGGLSVAVLERRHVIGGAAVTEELVPGFKFSRCSYLQSLLRPSVIKELELPKHGLKLLKRNPSSFTPCLDGRYLLLGPDKGLNHSEISKFSLNDADAYPRYENQLENFCKFMDLVLDSSPPESLQHKSSLNEQLKNKLQNSVFWASCLRQASSLGQKEMVEFMDLLLAPASKVLNNWFETDVLKATLATDAVIGSTASVHTPGSGYVLLHHVMGETGGDRGVWSYVEGGMGSISKAISNAAMEAGAHIVTNSEVSQLLIEDSSTVCGVILADGTKVHSSIVLSNATPYRTFMELVPNDTLPDDFVRAIKHSDYSSATTKINVAVDKLPQFECCKLNHPHAGPQHVGTIHIGSESMEEIHSASQDAVNGVPSRRPVIEMTIPSTLDKTISPPGMHVINLFVQYTPYKPLDGDWQDHEYRESFAQKCFKLIDEYAPGFSTSVIGYDMLTPPDLEREIGLTGGNIFHGAMGLDSLFLMRPVKGWSNYKTPLQGLYLCGSGAHPGGGVMGAPGRNAARLVLQDLKKTT, from the exons ATGCGACGAAGAAGCCTTAGCAGCGCTGCCAATGCAACACTCAAGGGCAGGAAATGGGACGCGCTCATAATCGGCGGCGGCCACAACGGCCTCACGGCAGCCGCCTACCTTGCTCGTGGCGGTCTCTCCGTGGCAGTCTTAGAGCGCCGCCATGTGATCGGAGGCGCCGCTGTGACCGAGGAGCTGGTCCCAGGGTTCAAGTTCTCCCGGTGCAGTTACCTGCAGAGCCTCTTGCGTCCCTCAGTCATCAAAGAACTTGAGCTTCCGAAACACGGATTGAAGCTTCTGAAGAGGAATCCGTCGTCTTTTACGCCTTGCCTCGACGGGCGGTACCTACTCTTGGGCCCCGATAAAGGTCTCAATCATTCCGAGATTTCCAAGTTCTCGCTTAACGATGCAGATGCTTATCCAAG ATATGAGAATCAGCTTGAGAATTTCTGTAAATTTATGGATCTGGTGCTGGATTCGTCTCCTCCCGAGTCCTTGCAGCATAAATCATCACTTAATGAACAACTGAAGAATAAATTACAGAATTCAGTATTTTGGGCAAGTTGTCTACGACAAGCATCCTCCTTGGGGCAAAAGGAGATGGT GGAATTCATGGACCTTTTATTGGCTCCGGCTTCCAAAGTTTTGAACAACTGGTTTGAG ACAGATGTTCTGAAGGCTACACTTGCAACAGATGCTGTGATTGGAAGCACA GCCAGTGTCCATACCCCAGGAAGTGGTTATGTTCTACTACATCATGTTATGGGAGAAACTGGTGGGGATCGTGGAGTCTGGTC ATATGTTGAAGGTGGAATGGGCTCAATATCCAAGGCTATTAGTAATGCTGCTATGGAAGCTGGAGCACATATTGTAACCAATTCTGAG GTATCTCAGTTGTTGATTGAAGACTCTAGCACTGTCTGTGGG GTGATTTTGGCTGATGGTACCAAAGTGCATTCTTCAATTGTTCTTTCTAATGCAACTCCATATAGAACTTTCATG GAATTAGTGCCTAATGATACCCTTCCAGATGATTTTGTTCGTGCGATTAAGCATTCTGACTATAGTTCT GCTACTACAAAAATAAATGTAGCAGTTGACAAGTTGCCTCAATTTGAGTGTTGCAAGTTAAATCATCCTCATGCTGGCCCACAGCACGTTGGCACAATTCATATTGGTTCAGAGAG CATGGAAGAAATTCACTCTGCATCTCAAGATGCTGTAAATGGAGTGCCATCACGAAGACCAGTTATTGAAATGACAATTCCCTCGACGCTGGACAAAACCATATCTCCACCTG GTATGCATGTGATCAACCTATTTGTGCAGTATACTCCCTACAAACCACTGGATGGTGACTGGCAAGATCATGAATACAGA GAATCATTTGCACAAAAATGCTTCAAATTGATTGATGAATATGCCCCCGGGTTTAGTACATCTGTCATTGGTTATGACATGTTGACTCCACCAGACCTTGAAAGGGAAATTGGTTTGACAG GAGGGAACATATTTCATGGTGCCATGGGATTGGATTCTCTGTTCCTCATGCGACCTGTTAAAGGATG GTCGAATTATAAGACTCCACTTCAGGGGTTATACTTATGTGGAAGCGGGGCACATCCTGGCGGTGGCGTAATGGGGGCACCAGGACGTAACGCCGCTCGATTAGTACTTCAAGATCTTAAGAAAACTACGTAA